tttgaCATGTTTAAGAAGGAAAATTACGTTAGTATGaatcttttctaattttatatcaattttcgaggacgaaaatttttataaggtgggtggAATATAACACCccgaatttttgaaaaattaaataattaattattcataatttattattgtatttaaagaaaattatttttttttacaataattaaataaattttataatactttaaatctaaaattttttaaaagttttaagttattttattactataataagatatttcaaatatatatatatatatataagaattttcattattattattattactattattattattatataatcacttaatttcactctaatattatcattattatatatattatttattttccttttggcCGAAGCCTTAAAggaactaaaagaaagaaaactaaAGCATAACTTATATATacatttacatatatatatgaaattgaAACTGAAACGTGGCATGTATGcatgtatatgtatataatacAAATGGCACCTAATGAAGCTTTGATAACCACAAAGCTTCAGTTAATATTATCAATCCATACTCATCTTCCTTTTCCCTTCGTTAATCACCAATTgaactaaaaagaaaaagagagagtaAGCCGTGAGTGAGAAGAACGAAAACCTTGGAACCTCAACTCTTTTGAGCCCGATTTCTTGTGATTTGTAATTTCAGTCAAAAATTTAATCCGATAAAAGTGTTCGTAACCTCCTCCTCTACACGTTGGCACTATTTTTGATTAGTGGAAGTTGACAATGACGTAGCTCCTCTTTCTTTTGGGGTTTGGCCAACGAGAGTTTTAGGAGGCATAGACGATTCTGgacattttcttcttcgataGCTCGGTTAAAAAACTTTTCCAgagctttgaatattttgattccgtACAAAGGTATGGTTTTGTTTATGTACattttgggttttggatatgtatatatgtaaatattctccgtcCAGCCTTGACTTCGCGGACTGAGtaaggagcttgttattttgtaccTTTGGCTTTCTATTCATACTTTTATTATCTTACGTTTGATAGTTATAGTTTGACTCACACGCAAGTTGTTCCATTTCCGGAGCGTGGCGTTTTTCATTTTGCGATTTTgttttacccatttttcaaggctcctagtctATTATCTTCTTTCTACTACTATAAGtatgtatattattttttttttaagaagtcgtaataccttgccacctctgctttacgacttaagcgtaaggctttgtgtggtagggtgttacattatggtatcagagcagttcgttcttatagagcctgagggatggactgattatgcttctgGGCATACTCTGGGTGTGTGtatgtgctattaggatatctgGTTGATATATGTgacataaacgttcatgagcatgcatttggaactTGAAGCATTAGActtgcgatattgagactgatcaacttaatatcacttgtttggtgtgtGAAGGGACCAGATGTCGACTCACGGACGCGGTCGCGGCCGAGATAGAGGTAGGATAGGCATCGTTACTCCTGGCCCGGCAGGGAATGATCCAGTAGACTTCATGGCTGCCCTGGAAAATATGGCTGCGGCTATGCAGGCGACAGCCGAGGCACTGGGTAATCAGATAAACCAGGGTAATCACGGAAACAATAATGATGAGGACGGTCCCATGACACTTGCTACATTTCTGAAAGTTCACCCTCCGACCTTCAGGGGAACCTCGAATCCCACTGATGCAGACAATTGGATTCAGGCTATGGAACGAGCACTGCAGGCTCAGCAGGTTCCTGAGGAGCAATGGGTTGAGTTTGGAACTTATCAGCTGCAGGGTGAGGCTCAGCATTGGTGGCAGGGGACACGACGTATCCTGCAGCCAGATGGCGCTGTGATTCCTTGGGAGGTTTTCCGAACagagttctataagaaataCTTTCCTAATTCAGCCAGAAATgccaaggaacttgaattgATGCAGTTAAAGCAGGGACAGATGACTATTGCTGAGTATACTAGCAGGTTTGAGGAGTTATGTCGCTTTTCTCGTATTTGTCAAGGTGCGCCTGAAGATTTTGCTGAGTGGAAATGTATTAAGTATAAAGGAGGTCTTCGAAGTGATATTCTGAGCTTCATTGCACCAATGGAGATCAGAGTGTTTTCGGAACTGGTAAACAAAAGTAGAGTTACTGAGGATTGTCTGAGAAAGGCGACATCAGATAAGAGTGATCAGCAAATTTTTGTTAGGAGAGATCAGGGAAGGAACTTCGCCCCTAGAGGACAAGATTTTAAGCGAGGCGGTTACACCCCACAACCACATTTGGGTCAGAATAACTTCCAGAGATTCAGTAATAATAACAGCCAGGGAAGAGGCAAAGGAAAACAAGCTCAGACCCCACCGAATGATTTAACTTGTAGGAGGTGTGGAAAGTACCACCCGAATACTCCGTGCAGGGCTGGTTTAGGTGTATGCTATTATTGTGGTGAAGCTGGACATTTGTCTTGGAATTGtccagaaaagaagaagaatcaagAAGCTGGAAAGGCACAACATCAGGGACGCGTGTTCACTATGATAGCAGATGGTGCTAGAAGCGCAGATACTCCGATTAGAGGTAATCACGAACTGATATTCGAAATTTCTGACTGCCTTGCATAGTAAATAACATGTAGCATTCATTGTAGTACATTATCGAGTTGTGAGCCTTATGATTTTCAACTGAGCGATCGAATAAAGATCTCCGAATGGTGAGACAGAACGACAGTTGGTCAGCCTAGAAAAGTGACTAAATTCTTGGAGAATAATAGTAAGAGTGGCATAGCAATAGTGGGTTGAATTATTTTGAGTATACAACTTAAGTTATACATAAAGAACCGGAAATGTTGAGAGTTGTGCGGGACAGTTACCTGAAACCCAGAGATGGTAAGTTACAAGGAAGAGACATGACATAGGTTGAACCCGTAATTGATAATCGGTTATGTGTCAAGAGAAAGAGTAAGTTGTGATAGATTTAGTGTCAGAGGCTGAACCAGTTTCGATTGTATTACGTAAGGTGACACCAATAGAATCGGCAGAACTTAAGAGCTAGATGAAGTGAGTATTAGAAGCGATAAACTCGTCGTTCTAACACCAGCCTGCCTTATAACCCTTCGACATCGAGCCTATCTTGTATCTTCCGCTTTGCGTAAACTTTTAAGCTATAAGAATATCCTGGATTTGCAAACTAAGCATGTCaaatctttctgtttttctttgaCATGTTTAAGAAGGAAAATTACGTTAGTATGaatcttttctaattttatatcaattttcgaggacgaaaatttttataaggtgggtggAATATAACACCccgaatttttgaaaaattaaataattaattattcataatttattattgtatttaaagaaaattatttttttttacaataattaaataaattttataatactttaaatctaaaattttttaaaagttttaagttatttttattactataataagatatttcaaaatatatatatatatatatataagaattttcattgttattattattattattactattattattattattatataatcacttaatttcactctaatattatcattattatattatattatttattttccttttggcCGAAGCCTTAAAGgaactaaaaagaaagaaaactaaAGCATAACTTATATATacatttacatatatatatgaaattgaAACTGAAACGTGGCATGTATGcatgtatatgtatataatacAAATGGCACCTAATGAAGCTTTGATAACCACAAAGCTTCAGTTAATATTATCAATCCATACTCATCTTCCTTTTCCCTTCGTTAATCACCAATTgaactaaaaagaaaaagagagagtaAGCCGTGAGTGAGAAGAATGAAAACCTTGGAACCTCAACTCTTTTGAGCCCGATTTCTTGTGATTTGTAATTTCAGTCAAAAATTTAATCCGATAAAAGTGTTCGTAACCTCCTCCTCTACACGTTGGCACTATTTTTGATTAGTGGAAGTTGACAATGACGTAGCTCCTCTTTCTTTTGGGGTTTGGCCAACGAGAGTTTTAGGAGGCATAGACGATTCTGgacattttcttcttcgataGTTCGGTTAGAAAGCTTTTCCAgagctttgaatattttgattccgtacaaaggtatggttttggtttctcgtagttaatgtttaatgtcacgtgaaaacttaggctagaaggccttaagataggaatgaaatgaatgaataattgatggattgtgtatatgatataaaatgtgaggtttagctgttgtcaataatttgctgttgaagttggtcggtttggaaaaagatttaatattggtatttgtttgattatgaaataatttgttactgTAAATGATTTGAGTGATTGAGAGGTGTTTTGTTTGAtagttgggacccttgaagggtggcagaAATTTGAGTCTTAGAGGAGATATTGCTAAAGTTTCTTTAAGAattggagttttgatttgaggtaacatttttaaaagggaaagagattattatgtggcttgtgtatttgagactatttgttgaccctctgtcgcaagatgtgaccgggcactttaactccccggattcccccatgggcatgcacataaatatgaatattgaatattattgagcttggagtttaactccatggaatactatattattgagcttggagtttaactccatggaatactatactattgagcttggagtttgactccatggaatattattgagcttggggatgcgcgcacagagggactgtccaatggttaactaccaggacttgtcgggttggctgtataaccgacagatgagactcatcagccataggacaggcatacatcacatgcatttgtttgtttgcttgagtgtgcattgttttggtttgcttaactgtttaattctgcttatccgctacttgttctacttgctatAAATGCTTCTCTATCTGTGTTTTCCTTGTTT
The Arachis stenosperma cultivar V10309 chromosome 7, arast.V10309.gnm1.PFL2, whole genome shotgun sequence genome window above contains:
- the LOC130941118 gene encoding uncharacterized protein LOC130941118, with translation MSTHGRGRGRDRGRIGIVTPGPAGNDPVDFMAALENMAAAMQATAEALGNQINQGNHGNNNDEDGPMTLATFLKVHPPTFRGTSNPTDADNWIQAMERALQAQQVPEEQWVEFGTYQLQGEAQHWWQGTRRILQPDGAVIPWEVFRTEFYKKYFPNSARNAKELELMQLKQGQMTIAEYTSRFEELCRFSRICQGAPEDFAEWKCIKYKGGLRSDILSFIAPMEIRVFSELVNKSRVTEDCLRKATSDKSDQQIFVRRDQGRNFAPRGQDFKRGGYTPQPHLGQNNFQRFSNNNSQGRGKGKQAQTPPNDLTCRRCGKYHPNTPCRAGLGVCYYCGEAGHLSWNCPEKKKNQEAGKAQHQGRVFTMIADGARSADTPIRGNHELIFEISDCLA